The sequence GAGTTTGACCGAATCGGCACCGCGGGCGGTGAGCACGGCCATTCCCCGGGTGAGCAAGGCGGTTCCGATCCCCGAGTCGCGGTGGTCCGGATGGACGGCGATGTCCTTGATGTGGCCGAGTTCCCGTCCGAACTGCGTGCTCACGTCGGCGACGATATAGCCGGCGATCGTGCCTCCCTCGACGGCGACGAGAAACCCGTCGTCGCCGAGAAACCGCTCGAAGGCGTCGTAGGGCCACGGCTGGGAAAACGACTCGTTCTCGATACGGACGATTGCGAGCAGATCCGCCCGCGCCGCTGGACGGATCGAGAGCCCGTCGTCACCGTCGGCCGCTCCGGACGCCGGCGTTGTCACGGTCGGGGGTAGACGCTCAGCGGTAAAAGAAGTAGTGCCCTCGACCGCGCGGCGACTCGAGCGGTCGGGCGTCCGGTTACTTGTCGACGCCCTCGTTGTCCGTCTCGGCGCGCTCGTCTTCGATATTGGTCGTCGGCACCTGGTCTTCGGTCCCGCCGTACTGGGTCTATTCCTCGTCGGTGTCGTCGTCGTTCTCGTAAGCCGTCGGAATCACTCCGCCGGAATGGCGTCCATCTCGAACTCTTCGGTGAGTTCCGTCAGTTCGTCCAGCGCGTCCTGTTCCTCCCGAAGGTTCTCCTCGAGCAGGTCGGCGGCCTCGTCCATTCCGAGCTGGTCGGCCAGCGGAATTAGATTGCCGTAGGCGGCGATTTCGTAGTGCTCGGTCTTCTCGGCGGCCGCCATGTTGTGGTAGTCCATGACTTCTTGAGAGGGGTCCATGGATTCGAACTCCTCGTACTCCTCGATCAGACCCTCGATCCCTTCGCACTCCTCTTTCTCTGGGGGCTCGCCAAACATGTCGAAGACCTCCTCGAGCCGATCGATGTGACCCTGGGTCTCCTCGCGGTGCTCCGAAAACGCCTGTGCGATCTCGTCGCGCTCGGTGTTGCTCTCCAGATCCTCGAGCGCGTCGAGCAGCTGGTGCTCGGCGTGGTAGATGTCTTCGAGGCCGTGCTCGAACAGGTCCTGAATCGTGTCCATGCTCATGATCCAGCCGGCGATTCGCCGGCGCCGTGAAAAAATCGCCAGCCTGCGACGGCAGGCGCCCGCGAGCGGCCGATTTTCCCGATTCGCGAGGGCGTCCTCTCACTCGTCGGCCTGCGCGTCGTCGATCCGATCGGCGTGTTTCTCGAGGTCGGCCGCCAGCGCCCGCGCCTGATCTGGCGTCAACTCGAGGTCTTCCATGTGTTTGGGCAGGTACTC comes from Haloterrigena salifodinae and encodes:
- a CDS encoding ferritin-like domain-containing protein; translation: MSMDTIQDLFEHGLEDIYHAEHQLLDALEDLESNTERDEIAQAFSEHREETQGHIDRLEEVFDMFGEPPEKEECEGIEGLIEEYEEFESMDPSQEVMDYHNMAAAEKTEHYEIAAYGNLIPLADQLGMDEAADLLEENLREEQDALDELTELTEEFEMDAIPAE
- the rimI gene encoding ribosomal protein S18-alanine N-acetyltransferase → MTTPASGAADGDDGLSIRPAARADLLAIVRIENESFSQPWPYDAFERFLGDDGFLVAVEGGTIAGYIVADVSTQFGRELGHIKDIAVHPDHRDSGIGTALLTRGMAVLTARGADSVKLEVRRTNDGAKRLYRQFGFEPLRRVPGYYGNGEDAIIMLRKLE